A single window of Streptomyces xanthii DNA harbors:
- the ftsW gene encoding putative lipid II flippase FtsW yields MPGSARTTKRPAAPPRRTSKVYRARANPVRTFYGRARRAWDRPLTAYYLILGAASLLTVLGLVMVYSASMITALQMGLSSSYFFRKQFVAAVLGTILLLVAMRMPVKLHRALAYPILAVSVFLMVLVQIPGIGVSINGNQNWISLGGPFMLQPSEFGKLALILWGADLLARKHDKRLLTQWKHMLVPLVPVAFLLLGLIMLGGDMGTAILLTAILFGLLWLAGAPTRLFVGVLAVAGAIGIMLIKTSPNRMARLACLGRADAGPDDLCWQGLHGIYALASGGLFGSGLGASVEKWGQLPEAHTDFIFAITGEELGLAGTLSVLALFAALGYAGIRVAGRTEDPFVRYAAGGVTTWITAQAVVNIGAVLGLLPIAGVPLPLFSYGGSALLPTMFAVGLLIAFARDEPAARAALAMRQPRMRWNTMRRRAQARSSGER; encoded by the coding sequence ATGCCCGGTAGTGCCCGTACGACCAAGCGCCCCGCCGCACCGCCCCGCAGGACCAGCAAGGTCTACCGGGCCCGCGCCAACCCCGTGCGCACCTTCTACGGGCGCGCCCGCCGCGCCTGGGACCGGCCGCTCACCGCGTATTACCTGATCCTCGGCGCCGCGTCCCTGCTCACCGTGCTCGGCCTCGTGATGGTCTACTCGGCGTCGATGATCACGGCCCTGCAGATGGGCCTGTCCAGTTCGTACTTCTTCCGCAAGCAGTTCGTCGCGGCCGTCCTCGGCACGATCCTGCTGCTCGTCGCGATGCGGATGCCGGTCAAGCTGCACCGCGCGCTCGCCTACCCGATCCTCGCCGTCAGCGTCTTCCTCATGGTCCTCGTGCAGATCCCGGGGATAGGAGTGTCGATCAACGGCAATCAGAACTGGATCTCGCTCGGCGGCCCCTTCATGCTCCAGCCCAGCGAGTTCGGGAAGCTGGCGCTCATCCTGTGGGGCGCCGACCTGCTGGCCCGCAAGCACGACAAGCGGCTGCTGACCCAGTGGAAGCACATGCTGGTGCCGCTGGTCCCCGTCGCCTTCCTGCTGCTCGGACTCATCATGCTCGGCGGCGACATGGGCACCGCGATCCTTCTCACAGCCATCCTGTTCGGCCTGTTGTGGCTGGCCGGCGCCCCCACCCGGCTCTTCGTCGGGGTGCTCGCGGTCGCCGGCGCCATCGGGATCATGCTCATCAAGACCAGCCCGAACCGTATGGCGCGCCTGGCCTGTCTGGGCCGTGCCGACGCCGGGCCCGACGATCTGTGCTGGCAGGGACTGCACGGGATCTACGCCCTGGCCTCCGGCGGACTCTTCGGTTCCGGCCTGGGGGCGAGTGTGGAAAAATGGGGTCAACTTCCCGAAGCGCACACCGACTTCATCTTTGCCATCACCGGTGAGGAACTGGGCCTGGCGGGGACGCTGTCGGTGCTCGCCCTGTTCGCGGCTCTAGGCTATGCGGGTATCCGCGTGGCCGGACGCACGGAGGACCCCTTCGTTCGATACGCCGCGGGTGGCGTGACGACCTGGATCACGGCGCAGGCCGTGGTCAACATCGGTGCGGTGCTCGGCCTGCTGCCGATCGCCGGAGTCCCGCTCCCGCTGTTCTCGTACGGGGGTTCGGCGCTGCTGCCGACCATGTTCGCCGTAGGACTTCTGATCGCGTTCGCGCGGGACGAACCGGCGGCGCGGGCGGCCCTCGCCATGCGGCAGCCACGGATGAGATGGAACACGATGCGACGGCGCGCTCAGGCGCGTTCGTCCGGAGAGCGGTGA
- the murD gene encoding UDP-N-acetylmuramoyl-L-alanine--D-glutamate ligase, translating into MPQDSWNGKHITVAGLGVSGLSAARALAGLGASVTVVDGGDSETHREKAALLADEGIAVRLGDAETLPEGTELVVTSPGWKPSSPLFAAAAAKGVDVVGDVEIAWRLRGPDAAPWLAITGTNGKTTTTQMLASILEAAGLRTAAVGNIGTPIVDVVLEGDDAYDVFAVELSSYQLHWAPSLRAHSGAVLNLAPDHLDWHGSMEAYAADKGRIYEGNQVACVYNVADKATEDLVREADVEEGCRAIGFTLGTPGPSELGVVDGILVDRAFVENRQKNAQELAEVSDVNPPAPHNIANALAAAALARAFGVEPQAVREGLRNFTPDAHRIAHVADVDGVAYVDDSKATNTHATQASLAAYESIVWIAGGLAKGATFDELVTGAAKRLRGVVLIGQDRALIREALERHAPEVPVVDLERTDTGAMSAAVQEAARLARPGDTVLMAPACASMDMFTNYNKRGEAFAAAVRELGATSV; encoded by the coding sequence ATGCCCCAGGATTCCTGGAACGGCAAGCACATCACCGTCGCCGGTCTCGGCGTGAGCGGCCTCAGCGCCGCCCGCGCCCTGGCCGGCCTCGGCGCGTCCGTGACCGTCGTCGACGGCGGCGACAGCGAGACGCACCGCGAGAAGGCCGCCCTGCTCGCGGACGAGGGCATCGCCGTACGGCTCGGGGACGCCGAGACGCTCCCCGAGGGCACGGAACTCGTCGTGACCTCCCCGGGCTGGAAGCCCTCGTCGCCGCTCTTCGCGGCGGCCGCCGCGAAGGGTGTCGACGTCGTCGGCGACGTCGAGATCGCCTGGCGGCTGCGCGGCCCGGACGCGGCCCCCTGGCTCGCGATCACCGGCACCAACGGCAAGACCACGACGACCCAGATGCTCGCCTCGATCCTGGAGGCGGCGGGTCTGCGCACGGCGGCCGTCGGCAACATCGGCACCCCGATCGTCGACGTCGTCCTCGAAGGCGACGACGCTTATGACGTGTTCGCCGTCGAGCTCTCCTCGTACCAGCTGCACTGGGCGCCCTCCCTGCGCGCCCACTCCGGCGCCGTCCTGAACCTCGCGCCCGACCACCTCGACTGGCACGGCTCCATGGAGGCGTACGCCGCCGACAAGGGCCGCATCTACGAGGGCAATCAGGTCGCCTGCGTCTACAACGTCGCGGACAAGGCCACCGAGGACCTGGTCCGCGAGGCCGACGTCGAGGAGGGCTGCCGCGCCATCGGCTTCACCCTCGGCACCCCCGGCCCCTCCGAACTCGGCGTCGTCGACGGCATCCTGGTGGACCGGGCCTTCGTCGAGAACCGGCAGAAGAACGCCCAGGAGCTCGCCGAGGTCTCCGACGTCAACCCGCCGGCCCCGCACAACATCGCCAACGCCCTCGCGGCGGCGGCCCTCGCCCGCGCCTTCGGCGTCGAGCCCCAGGCCGTCCGCGAGGGACTGCGCAACTTCACGCCGGACGCGCACCGCATCGCGCACGTCGCCGACGTCGACGGGGTCGCGTACGTCGACGACTCCAAGGCGACCAACACCCATGCCACGCAGGCCTCGTTGGCCGCGTACGAGTCCATCGTGTGGATCGCCGGCGGCCTCGCCAAGGGCGCGACCTTCGACGAGCTCGTCACCGGCGCCGCGAAGCGGCTGCGCGGCGTCGTGCTCATCGGCCAGGACCGCGCGCTGATCCGCGAAGCCCTGGAGCGACACGCCCCGGAAGTCCCGGTGGTCGACCTCGAGCGGACCGACACTGGGGCGATGTCGGCGGCGGTGCAGGAGGCGGCACGGCTCGCCCGCCCGGGCGACACCGTCCTGATGGCCCCGGCCTGCGCGTCGATGGACATGTTCACCAACTACAACAAGCGTGGCGAGGCGTTCGCGGCAGCGGTCCGCGAACTCGGCGCCACCAGCGTCTGA
- a CDS encoding UDP-N-acetylmuramoyl-L-alanyl-D-glutamate--2,6-diaminopimelate ligase, which produces MTTITPDPGNQPAPRPSLRSGAGAPGTLTAVPHADQSQTTQKGAPVTYPGPPRPVEVSATPLAELADQLGVAAPAQAAEITGITHDSRAVRPGDLYAALPGARAHGADFAAQAASLGAVAALTDPAGAARVTEAGLVPLVVENPRGRMGELAATIYGRPGKDLLQIGITGTSGKTTTAYLVEGGLKKVRSTGLIGTVEMRIGDERIKSERTTPEATDLQALFAVMRERGVDVVAMEVSSHALVLGRVDGCVFDVAVFNNLSPEHMEFHSDMEDYFRAKAQLFTKARSKQGVVNYDDEYGRRLVEESEVPVVTFSAEGHPDADWRAEDVEVGPLGSTLTVVGPKGERITAKAPLPGPFNVANTVAAIVTLAVAGIDPQTAADGVAAVPGVPGRLERVDAGQKYLAVVDYAHKTDAVESVLKALRKVTENKLHIVLGCGGDRDRTKRMPMGAAAARFADTAILTSDNPRGEDPLAILATMLAGAADVPAHERGEVQVFEDRAAAIAAAVARAEPGDTVLVAGKGHEQGQDIAGVVRPFDDRQVLREAIEQTQG; this is translated from the coding sequence GTGACTACCATCACCCCCGATCCAGGGAACCAGCCCGCGCCACGCCCCTCGCTTCGCTCGGGGGCCGGTGCGCCCGGTACGCTCACCGCCGTGCCACACGCTGATCAGTCCCAAACCACCCAGAAGGGCGCACCCGTGACATATCCCGGGCCGCCGCGGCCGGTCGAGGTCTCCGCCACACCCCTCGCGGAACTCGCCGATCAGCTGGGTGTCGCCGCACCAGCGCAGGCCGCCGAGATCACCGGCATCACCCACGACTCCCGTGCGGTGCGCCCCGGCGACCTGTACGCCGCCCTGCCCGGAGCCCGCGCCCACGGCGCCGACTTCGCCGCGCAGGCCGCCTCCCTCGGGGCGGTCGCCGCGCTGACCGACCCGGCGGGCGCCGCGCGCGTCACCGAGGCCGGACTCGTGCCGCTCGTCGTGGAGAACCCGCGCGGCCGCATGGGCGAACTCGCCGCCACCATCTACGGCCGGCCCGGCAAGGACCTGCTGCAGATCGGCATCACCGGCACGTCCGGCAAGACGACCACCGCGTACCTCGTGGAGGGCGGCCTCAAGAAGGTCCGCTCGACCGGGCTCATCGGCACCGTCGAGATGCGCATCGGCGACGAGCGCATCAAGTCCGAGCGCACCACCCCCGAAGCCACCGACCTCCAGGCCCTGTTCGCGGTCATGCGCGAGCGCGGTGTCGACGTCGTCGCCATGGAGGTCTCCAGCCACGCCCTCGTGCTCGGCCGGGTCGACGGCTGCGTCTTCGACGTCGCGGTCTTCAACAACCTCAGCCCGGAGCACATGGAGTTCCACTCCGACATGGAGGACTACTTCCGGGCGAAGGCGCAGCTGTTCACGAAGGCGCGCAGCAAACAGGGCGTCGTGAACTACGACGACGAGTACGGGCGCCGCCTCGTCGAGGAGTCCGAGGTCCCGGTCGTCACGTTCTCCGCCGAGGGTCACCCGGACGCCGACTGGCGCGCCGAGGACGTCGAAGTCGGGCCGCTCGGCTCCACCTTGACCGTCGTCGGCCCCAAGGGCGAGCGGATCACCGCCAAGGCGCCGCTGCCCGGCCCTTTCAACGTGGCGAACACCGTCGCCGCGATCGTCACCCTCGCCGTCGCCGGCATCGACCCGCAGACCGCGGCCGACGGCGTCGCCGCCGTCCCCGGGGTGCCGGGCCGCCTGGAGCGGGTGGACGCCGGCCAGAAGTACCTGGCCGTCGTCGACTACGCCCACAAGACGGACGCCGTCGAGTCCGTCCTCAAGGCGCTGCGCAAGGTCACCGAGAACAAGCTGCACATCGTCCTCGGCTGCGGCGGCGACCGGGACCGTACGAAGCGGATGCCGATGGGCGCCGCGGCCGCGCGGTTCGCCGACACGGCCATCCTCACCTCCGACAACCCCCGCGGCGAGGACCCCCTCGCGATCCTCGCCACGATGCTCGCGGGCGCCGCCGACGTGCCGGCGCACGAGCGCGGTGAGGTCCAGGTCTTCGAGGACCGGGCCGCCGCCATCGCCGCCGCCGTCGCGCGCGCCGAGCCCGGCGACACGGTGCTCGTCGCGGGCAAGGGCCACGAGCAGGGCCAGGACATCGCCGGGGTGGTGCGTCCCTTCGACGACCGCCAGGTGCTTCGCGAAGCCATCGAGCAGACCCAGGGATGA
- the murG gene encoding undecaprenyldiphospho-muramoylpentapeptide beta-N-acetylglucosaminyltransferase — MHVVLAGGGTAGHIEPALALADALRRQDPTVGITALGTERGLETRLVPERGYDLALIPAVPLPRKPTPELITVPGRLRGTIKAAEQILERTKADAVVGFGGYVALPGYLAAKRLGVPIVVHEANARPGLANKIGSRYAAQVAVSTPDSKLRNARYIGIPLRRTIALLDRAQMRPEARAAFGLDPNLPTLLVSGGSQGARHLNEVVQRVAPLLQQSGIQILHVVGPKNELPQVQQMPGMPPYIPVPYVDRMDLAYAAADMMLCRAGAMTVAELSAVGLPAAYVPLPIGNGEQRLNAQPVVKAGGGLLVDDAELTPEWVQGNVLPVLADPHRLYEMSRAASEFGRRDADDLLVGMVYEAINSRH; from the coding sequence GTGCATGTCGTACTCGCCGGTGGGGGGACCGCCGGCCACATCGAGCCGGCGCTCGCCCTCGCGGACGCCCTGCGCAGGCAGGACCCGACCGTGGGGATCACGGCGCTCGGCACGGAGCGCGGCCTGGAGACCCGTCTCGTACCGGAGCGCGGCTACGATCTCGCGCTGATCCCCGCCGTACCCCTGCCGCGCAAGCCCACCCCTGAACTGATCACGGTCCCGGGGCGGCTGCGCGGCACCATCAAGGCCGCCGAGCAGATCCTCGAGCGCACCAAGGCCGACGCCGTCGTCGGCTTCGGCGGCTACGTGGCCCTGCCCGGCTACCTCGCCGCCAAGCGGCTCGGCGTGCCGATCGTGGTGCACGAGGCCAACGCCCGGCCGGGTCTGGCCAACAAGATCGGCTCGCGGTACGCGGCCCAGGTCGCGGTCTCCACGCCCGACAGCAAGCTGCGGAACGCCCGCTACATCGGCATCCCGCTGCGCCGCACCATCGCGCTGCTCGACCGGGCCCAGATGCGCCCGGAGGCCCGTGCCGCGTTCGGCCTCGACCCGAACCTGCCGACGCTGCTGGTCTCCGGCGGCTCGCAGGGCGCCCGGCACCTCAACGAGGTCGTCCAGCGCGTCGCCCCGCTGCTCCAGCAGTCCGGCATCCAGATCCTGCACGTGGTCGGCCCGAAGAACGAACTGCCGCAGGTCCAGCAGATGCCGGGGATGCCCCCGTACATCCCGGTACCGTACGTGGACCGGATGGACCTCGCGTACGCCGCGGCCGACATGATGCTCTGCCGCGCGGGCGCGATGACCGTCGCCGAACTCTCCGCCGTCGGACTCCCGGCCGCCTACGTCCCGCTGCCCATCGGCAACGGCGAACAGCGGCTGAACGCCCAGCCGGTGGTCAAGGCCGGCGGCGGCCTGCTGGTCGACGACGCGGAGCTGACCCCCGAGTGGGTCCAGGGCAACGTCCTGCCCGTCCTCGCCGACCCGCACCGGCTGTACGAGATGTCCCGCGCCGCCTCCGAGTTCGGCCGCAGGGACGCCGACGACCTCCTCGTCGGAATGGTGTACGAGGCGATCAACTCGCGTCACTAG
- the mraY gene encoding phospho-N-acetylmuramoyl-pentapeptide-transferase codes for MMKQILFAGVIGLFLTLVGTPLLIKLLARKGYGQYIRDDGPREHHAKRGTPTMGGIAFILATLIAYFLSKLITGAAPTLSGLLVLGLMAGMGLVGFLDDYIKIVKRRSLGLRAKAKMAGQLIVGIAFALLAINFADVRGNTPASTKLSFVEDFGWTIGPVLFVVWALFMILAMSNGVNLTDGLDGLATGASVMVFGAYTFIGVWQFQESCANAQTLTNPAACFEVRDPLDLAVVASALMGACFGFLWWNTSPAKIFMGDTGSLALGGALAGLAICSRTELLIALLGGLFVLITMSVVIQVGSFKMTGKRVFRMAPLQHHFELKGWSEVLIVVRFWIIQGMCVIVGLGLFYAGWAAKK; via the coding sequence ATGATGAAGCAGATCCTCTTCGCGGGTGTGATCGGCCTGTTCCTGACCCTGGTCGGGACGCCGCTGCTCATCAAGCTGCTGGCCCGCAAGGGCTACGGCCAGTACATCCGGGACGACGGCCCGCGCGAGCACCACGCCAAGCGCGGTACGCCGACGATGGGCGGTATCGCCTTCATCCTGGCGACCCTCATCGCGTACTTCCTCAGCAAGCTGATCACCGGCGCGGCCCCGACCCTGTCGGGCCTGCTGGTGCTCGGCCTGATGGCGGGCATGGGCCTGGTCGGCTTCCTCGACGACTACATCAAGATCGTCAAGCGGCGTTCGCTCGGCCTGCGGGCCAAGGCCAAGATGGCCGGACAGCTGATCGTCGGCATCGCCTTCGCGCTGCTCGCCATCAACTTCGCGGACGTGCGCGGCAACACCCCCGCCTCCACCAAGCTCTCCTTCGTGGAGGACTTCGGCTGGACGATCGGCCCGGTGCTCTTCGTGGTCTGGGCGCTGTTCATGATCCTCGCGATGTCGAACGGCGTGAACCTCACCGACGGCCTCGACGGCCTCGCCACCGGCGCCTCCGTGATGGTCTTCGGCGCCTACACCTTCATCGGCGTCTGGCAGTTCCAGGAGTCCTGCGCCAACGCGCAGACCCTCACCAACCCGGCCGCCTGTTTCGAGGTCAGAGACCCACTCGATCTCGCCGTCGTCGCCTCCGCGTTGATGGGCGCCTGCTTCGGCTTCCTGTGGTGGAACACCTCGCCCGCCAAGATCTTCATGGGTGACACCGGCTCGCTCGCCCTCGGCGGCGCCCTGGCCGGTCTCGCGATCTGCTCGCGCACCGAGCTCCTGATCGCGCTCCTGGGCGGCCTGTTCGTCCTCATCACGATGTCCGTGGTCATCCAGGTCGGCTCCTTCAAGATGACCGGAAAGCGCGTCTTCCGCATGGCGCCGCTGCAACACCACTTCGAACTCAAGGGCTGGTCCGAAGTCCTCATCGTGGTCCGCTTCTGGATCATCCAGGGCATGTGCGTGATCGTCGGACTCGGCCTCTTCTACGCAGGATGGGCAGCCAAGAAGTGA
- a CDS encoding UDP-N-acetylmuramoyl-tripeptide--D-alanyl-D-alanine ligase codes for MIALSLAEIASAVGGQTYDIPDESVRVTGPVVIDSRKVEAGSLFAAFAGERVDGHDYARQVVDQGAAAVLASRPVGVPAIVVDDVQAALGALARHVVARLGATLVALTGSAGKTSTKDLIAQVLRRKAPTVFTPGSFNNEIGLPLTALSATDDTKFLVLEMGARGKGHIRYLTGLTPPRVGLVLNVGTAHIGEFGGREQIAEAKGELVEALPADGTAILNADDPLVRAMASRTRAKVLLFGEAADADVRAENVRLTENGQPAFSLHTPTGCSEVTLRLYGEHHVSNALAAAAVAHDLGMSVEEIALALSEAGTLSRWRMEVTERPDGVTIVNDAYNANPESMRAALRALTAMGQARRAAGGRTWAVLGQMAELGDESLAEHDAVGRLAVRLNVSKLVAVGGREASWLQLGAYNEGSWGEESVHVSDAQAAIDLLRSELRPGDVVLVKASRSVGLESVAQALLDSGIDAGADAR; via the coding sequence GTGATCGCCCTCTCCCTCGCCGAGATCGCCTCAGCCGTCGGCGGGCAGACGTACGACATACCGGACGAGTCGGTCCGGGTCACCGGGCCGGTCGTCATCGACTCGCGCAAGGTCGAGGCCGGCAGCCTGTTCGCGGCCTTTGCAGGTGAGCGGGTCGACGGCCACGACTACGCGCGCCAGGTCGTCGACCAGGGAGCGGCCGCCGTCCTGGCGTCCCGCCCCGTCGGCGTGCCCGCGATCGTCGTCGACGACGTCCAGGCCGCGCTCGGCGCGCTCGCCCGGCACGTCGTGGCCCGCCTCGGCGCGACGCTCGTCGCGCTGACCGGCTCGGCCGGCAAGACCAGCACCAAGGACCTCATCGCCCAGGTGCTGCGGCGCAAGGCCCCCACGGTCTTCACGCCCGGCTCGTTCAACAACGAGATCGGCCTGCCGCTGACCGCCCTCTCCGCCACGGACGACACGAAGTTCCTCGTCCTGGAGATGGGCGCCCGCGGCAAGGGCCACATCCGGTACCTCACCGGCCTCACCCCTCCCAGGGTGGGCCTCGTCCTCAACGTCGGCACCGCGCACATCGGCGAGTTCGGCGGCCGCGAGCAGATCGCGGAAGCGAAGGGTGAACTCGTCGAGGCGCTGCCCGCCGACGGCACCGCGATCCTCAACGCGGACGACCCGCTGGTGCGCGCCATGGCCTCCCGTACGCGGGCGAAGGTGCTCCTCTTCGGAGAGGCCGCCGACGCCGACGTACGCGCCGAGAATGTCCGGCTCACGGAGAACGGACAGCCCGCCTTCAGCCTTCACACACCCACCGGGTGCAGCGAAGTGACCTTGCGCCTGTACGGTGAGCACCACGTGTCGAACGCGCTCGCCGCGGCCGCCGTCGCCCACGACCTTGGCATGTCCGTGGAGGAGATCGCCCTCGCGCTCTCCGAGGCGGGCACCCTGTCCCGCTGGCGGATGGAGGTCACCGAGCGTCCGGACGGCGTCACGATCGTCAACGACGCCTACAACGCGAACCCCGAGTCCATGCGAGCCGCCCTGCGCGCGCTCACGGCGATGGGCCAGGCCCGACGGGCCGCGGGGGGCCGTACGTGGGCGGTGCTCGGGCAGATGGCCGAGCTCGGCGACGAGTCGCTGGCCGAGCACGACGCCGTCGGACGGCTCGCCGTCCGGCTCAACGTCAGCAAGCTCGTGGCAGTCGGGGGCAGGGAAGCGTCCTGGTTGCAACTGGGCGCCTATAACGAGGGTTCGTGGGGTGAGGAGTCGGTGCACGTGTCCGACGCACAGGCGGCGATCGACCTGTTGCGCAGCGAGCTGCGCCCGGGAGACGTCGTGCTCGTGAAGGCATCCAGGTCGGTGGGCCTGGAGAGCGTGGCACAGGCGCTGCTCGACAGCGGCATCGACGCCGGGGCTGATGCCCGATGA